One Actinoplanes missouriensis 431 DNA segment encodes these proteins:
- a CDS encoding PHP domain-containing protein: MDHEHPLPADSHVHSEFSWDAPLGSMERACARAVDLGLPAIAFTEHLDHTAWPVPTDGPYADQRLLDAAGPDGRITPPPFDTRGYLASIERCRDRFPTLTILSGLEVGEPHWHRDAVAAVLAEGPFDRVIGSLHCLPHNGGYAEPFGIFPDRPNADVVRDYLREIPHLVTGSDVFEVLTHIDYPIRHWPGPERFDPRDFEEEFRDALRATARAGRALEINTRLPMDRLIVTWWHEEGGDAVSFGSDAHFPEAVAKGLREAAAMAEACGFRAGRRPYELWGRVS; this comes from the coding sequence GTGGATCATGAACATCCCCTTCCCGCCGACAGCCACGTGCACAGCGAGTTCTCCTGGGACGCCCCGCTCGGCTCGATGGAACGGGCCTGCGCCCGCGCCGTCGATCTGGGCCTGCCGGCCATCGCGTTCACCGAGCACCTCGATCACACCGCCTGGCCGGTGCCGACCGACGGCCCGTACGCCGACCAGCGCCTCCTCGACGCCGCCGGGCCGGACGGCCGGATCACTCCCCCGCCGTTCGACACCCGGGGCTATCTCGCGTCGATCGAACGCTGCCGGGACCGCTTCCCCACGCTGACGATCCTCAGCGGCCTCGAGGTCGGCGAGCCGCACTGGCACCGGGACGCGGTCGCGGCGGTGCTCGCCGAGGGACCGTTCGACCGGGTGATCGGCTCGCTGCACTGCCTGCCGCACAACGGTGGTTACGCCGAGCCGTTCGGCATCTTCCCGGACCGGCCGAACGCCGACGTGGTGCGCGACTACCTCCGGGAGATCCCCCACCTGGTGACCGGAAGTGACGTGTTCGAGGTGCTCACCCACATCGACTACCCGATCCGGCACTGGCCCGGGCCGGAACGGTTCGACCCGCGCGACTTCGAGGAGGAGTTCCGCGACGCGCTGCGCGCCACCGCCCGGGCCGGCCGGGCACTGGAGATCAACACCCGGCTGCCGATGGACCGGCTGATCGTGACCTGGTGGCACGAGGAGGGTGGGGACGCGGTCAGTTTCGGCAGCGACGCGCACTTCCCGGAGGCGGTCGCCAAGGGATTGCGGGAGGCGGCCGCGATGGCGGAGGCGTGCGGGTTCCGGGCCGGGCGGCGGCCGTACGAGCTGTGGGGACGGGTCAGCTGA
- a CDS encoding CPBP family intramembrane glutamic endopeptidase: MTSRPLIGYFTLAFGLTWLAWLPYVLSGNGLGVLPWRFPEVLGSGQTLGLLPGAYLGPITAAFVITARTEGRAGLRRWSRRLIRWRVGARFYLAALLGVPVVAVGVTFALPGAFDGARLPSPAVFLAYLPLLGMQVLTSGLAEEPGWRDFAQPRLQDRFGPMTGSLILGPLWGAWHLPLFFTEWAGWPDVTWLMPVEFVLSSVLLGIVLTWVFNASGGSLPMAMLVHANVNTVFSLLWPQMFPTLEVFRGSLHALILGSGAVALILIVATRGRLGLPASPRAASIDCGHDEPAGRRRPVRRSAGRPRLGA; encoded by the coding sequence ATGACCTCACGCCCACTGATCGGCTACTTCACCCTCGCCTTCGGGCTGACCTGGCTGGCCTGGCTGCCCTATGTGCTGTCCGGGAACGGTCTCGGTGTGCTGCCGTGGCGGTTCCCGGAGGTGCTCGGCAGCGGCCAGACCCTCGGGTTGCTGCCCGGCGCCTATCTCGGGCCGATCACCGCCGCGTTCGTGATCACCGCCCGTACCGAGGGCCGGGCCGGCCTGCGCCGCTGGTCGCGCCGCCTGATCCGGTGGCGGGTGGGCGCCCGCTTCTACCTGGCGGCGCTCCTGGGCGTACCGGTGGTGGCTGTCGGGGTGACGTTCGCGCTGCCCGGCGCGTTCGACGGCGCGCGACTGCCGTCCCCGGCGGTCTTCCTCGCCTACCTGCCGCTGCTGGGAATGCAGGTGCTCACCAGCGGGCTGGCCGAGGAGCCGGGCTGGCGGGACTTCGCGCAGCCGCGGCTGCAGGACCGGTTCGGCCCGATGACCGGGTCGCTGATCCTCGGGCCGCTCTGGGGCGCCTGGCACCTGCCGCTGTTCTTCACCGAGTGGGCCGGCTGGCCGGACGTGACCTGGCTGATGCCGGTCGAGTTCGTGCTCAGTTCGGTGCTGCTCGGCATCGTGCTGACCTGGGTCTTCAACGCCAGCGGCGGCAGCCTGCCGATGGCGATGCTGGTACACGCCAACGTCAACACGGTGTTCTCGCTGCTCTGGCCGCAGATGTTCCCCACGCTGGAGGTGTTCCGCGGCTCGCTGCACGCCCTGATCCTGGGGTCCGGCGCGGTGGCCCTGATCCTGATCGTCGCCACCCGCGGCCGCCTCGGCCTCCCGGCGAGCCCGCGTGCGGCGTCCATAGACTGCGGTCATGATGAACCGGCCGGGCGCCGTCGACCTGTTCGCCGATCAGCTGGACGACCTCGGCTGGGTGCGTGA
- a CDS encoding glutamate-cysteine ligase family protein translates to MIALTEKAAADLLAAEAFSPGLPGFVGIAVDLLLDPASAPSGRRPLRHGFLDARSPRVMVVSGPPSPGLEVALRRMADDTAASTRLVEKHRLTVLDQATDTVHPDGPQHALGTATAGIRIGLEPGLDGGGPLGLGRRWNLAHTLTPVLAAAFANAPLRHGRPTGWRSVRQALRRELPVAPPPGEARESWAASVLRGRTATGRSLRDALHAGARLTARDLHRHRDALRPPVAARGHLELDVADRQPGSGWRLPVTVATVLMDDPRAAEEAWEATKHLVDEAELWERAARDAMTDPVLAAAARDCFVAAYGALARQGTGRELRDAVAEFTERYVHRGRCPADDILDQVTAHS, encoded by the coding sequence GTGATCGCCCTGACCGAAAAGGCCGCCGCCGATCTCCTCGCCGCCGAGGCCTTCTCCCCCGGCCTGCCCGGTTTCGTGGGGATAGCCGTCGACCTGCTCCTCGATCCCGCCTCCGCTCCGTCCGGCCGGCGTCCGCTGCGGCACGGCTTCCTCGACGCCCGGTCACCGCGCGTGATGGTGGTGAGTGGCCCGCCCTCCCCCGGCCTCGAGGTCGCGCTGCGCCGGATGGCGGACGACACCGCAGCCTCGACCCGGCTCGTGGAGAAGCACCGCTTGACCGTTCTCGACCAGGCCACCGACACCGTTCACCCGGACGGGCCGCAGCACGCGCTCGGCACCGCGACGGCCGGCATCCGGATCGGCCTGGAACCCGGCCTCGACGGCGGCGGCCCGCTCGGGCTGGGCCGCCGGTGGAACCTCGCGCACACCCTGACGCCGGTCCTGGCCGCCGCCTTCGCGAACGCGCCGCTGCGGCACGGCCGGCCCACCGGCTGGCGCAGCGTGCGGCAGGCGCTGCGCCGGGAACTCCCGGTCGCCCCGCCGCCCGGTGAGGCGAGGGAATCGTGGGCCGCCTCCGTGCTGCGGGGCCGGACCGCGACCGGCCGCAGCCTGCGCGACGCCCTCCACGCCGGCGCCCGTCTCACCGCGCGTGACCTGCACCGGCACCGCGACGCCCTGCGCCCGCCGGTCGCCGCCCGGGGCCACCTCGAACTCGACGTGGCCGACCGCCAGCCCGGCTCCGGCTGGCGGCTGCCGGTGACCGTGGCGACCGTGCTGATGGACGACCCGCGGGCCGCCGAGGAGGCCTGGGAGGCGACGAAGCACCTGGTCGACGAGGCGGAACTGTGGGAGCGAGCGGCCCGCGACGCCATGACGGATCCGGTGCTGGCGGCGGCCGCGCGGGACTGTTTCGTGGCCGCCTACGGTGCGCTGGCGCGTCAGGGTACGGGGCGGGAATTGCGGGACGCGGTCGCGGAGTTCACCGAGCGTTACGTGCATCGGGGCCGCTGCCCGGCCGACGACATCCTCGACCAGGTGACCGCCCACTCCTGA
- a CDS encoding LLM class flavin-dependent oxidoreductase codes for MRISIWPGAGQPYGDVLEAARHAAETGWDGVWIADHFMPNDGTGADPLHPVLECGSLVAALGAAVPRVRIGTLVYGNTYRHPAVLANMAATVDQITGGRFTLGVGAGWQINEHDQYGLELPPIGKRIDRFVEALHVLKGLLRSPRTTVHGEYYQLTDAVCEPKPVQDPMPIMIGAKGEQRMLRVVAEHADMWNTWGRPDVIAHKSAVLDRHCASVGRDPASILRTAQALTVVDGPIPDDVSMPVIGGSRKQLAADIEEYRAAGVDELIVPDGLLGTGATKFTAMDTLLSLVRP; via the coding sequence ATGCGCATCTCGATCTGGCCCGGCGCCGGGCAACCCTACGGTGACGTGCTCGAAGCAGCCCGCCATGCGGCCGAGACCGGCTGGGACGGCGTCTGGATCGCCGACCACTTCATGCCGAACGACGGCACCGGCGCCGACCCGCTGCACCCGGTCCTGGAGTGCGGCTCGCTGGTGGCGGCGCTCGGCGCGGCGGTCCCGCGGGTGCGGATCGGCACCCTCGTCTACGGCAACACTTACCGTCACCCGGCCGTCCTCGCGAACATGGCGGCCACCGTCGACCAGATCACCGGGGGCCGCTTCACGCTCGGCGTCGGCGCCGGCTGGCAGATCAACGAACATGATCAGTACGGTCTGGAGCTGCCCCCGATCGGCAAGCGCATCGACCGTTTCGTGGAGGCGCTGCACGTGCTCAAGGGGCTGCTCCGGTCGCCGCGCACCACCGTGCACGGGGAGTACTACCAGCTCACCGACGCGGTCTGCGAGCCGAAACCGGTGCAGGACCCGATGCCCATCATGATCGGCGCGAAGGGCGAGCAGCGGATGCTGCGCGTCGTCGCCGAGCACGCCGACATGTGGAACACGTGGGGCCGCCCGGACGTGATCGCCCACAAGTCCGCCGTCCTGGACCGGCACTGCGCCTCGGTGGGCCGCGACCCGGCGTCGATCCTGCGGACCGCCCAGGCGCTGACCGTGGTCGACGGCCCGATCCCGGATGACGTGTCGATGCCGGTGATCGGCGGGTCGCGCAAGCAGCTGGCGGCGGACATCGAGGAGTACCGGGCGGCGGGCGTCGACGAGCTGATCGTCCCGGACGGACTGCTCGGCACGGGGGCCACCAAGTTCACGGCGATGGACACCCTCCTGTCCCTGGTGAGGCCGTAA
- a CDS encoding nucleotidyltransferase domain-containing protein, translating to MMNRPGAVDLFADQLDDLGWVRDLLVAGSLATGDHRPGVSDLDLVAITGGPVTPQRQAALTVLHQRLDAGAAHGLKLGCVYVDEARLADPRAAHPTWTHGRLVRRILSGITRAELTRHGFAVRGRAPGALLPVMTDDDVRAAARAELTGYWAWAARRPWIWLDPELADLGLTSMARGRHAVRTGRLLTKSAAVEQAAAPERLRSELHARRRGEAVVSPRWGTAWIAWNDCRRTVRSFGDRPPGAAG from the coding sequence ATGATGAACCGGCCGGGCGCCGTCGACCTGTTCGCCGATCAGCTGGACGACCTCGGCTGGGTGCGTGACCTGCTGGTGGCCGGTTCGCTGGCGACCGGTGACCACCGGCCCGGCGTCAGCGACCTGGACCTCGTGGCGATCACCGGCGGCCCGGTCACCCCGCAGCGGCAGGCCGCCCTGACCGTTCTTCATCAGCGTCTCGACGCCGGGGCCGCCCACGGGCTGAAGCTCGGCTGCGTCTACGTCGACGAGGCCCGGCTCGCCGACCCGCGCGCCGCCCACCCGACCTGGACGCACGGCCGGCTCGTGCGGCGCATCCTCTCCGGGATCACCCGCGCCGAGCTGACACGTCACGGCTTCGCCGTGCGGGGGCGCGCGCCAGGCGCGCTGCTTCCGGTCATGACCGACGACGATGTACGGGCCGCCGCCCGCGCCGAACTCACCGGTTACTGGGCGTGGGCGGCCCGCCGTCCCTGGATCTGGCTCGACCCGGAGCTGGCCGACCTCGGGCTCACCTCGATGGCCCGGGGCCGCCACGCCGTGCGCACCGGCCGGCTGCTCACCAAGAGCGCCGCGGTGGAGCAGGCCGCGGCGCCCGAGCGTCTCCGCAGCGAGCTGCACGCCCGTCGCCGCGGGGAAGCCGTCGTGTCCCCCCGCTGGGGAACGGCGTGGATCGCCTGGAACGACTGCCGCCGTACCGTGCGATCTTTTGGCGATCGGCCGCCGGGTGCGGCAGGGTGA